In Bacteroidota bacterium, a single genomic region encodes these proteins:
- a CDS encoding PorT family protein translates to MKYIKLLTFSLLISILPVVAQNFKSGLMAGVVTSQVSGDQLGGFHKAGIVAGPFVSIKIGDSSSVEFELLYAQKGSLQAQDLEKGKAYFQLKVNYAEFPLLYKYKIRRFTYELGASLGYLINSKVSDVYGEFPTGTIESRPFNKTEWSACAGLNYRVFNHFSVNWRFTNSVLPIRAHASGQTYRWNKGQYNTAMYFALRYDFK, encoded by the coding sequence ATGAAATACATTAAGCTGCTCACCTTTTCACTCCTTATAAGTATTTTGCCGGTTGTGGCACAAAACTTTAAATCGGGCCTAATGGCCGGAGTGGTTACCAGTCAGGTTTCGGGCGACCAACTGGGTGGATTTCACAAAGCGGGGATTGTTGCCGGACCATTTGTTAGTATTAAAATAGGCGATAGTAGCTCAGTTGAATTTGAATTGTTGTATGCACAAAAAGGCAGTTTGCAAGCACAAGATTTGGAAAAAGGAAAAGCTTATTTTCAATTAAAAGTAAACTATGCCGAATTTCCATTGTTGTATAAATATAAAATCCGGCGATTTACCTATGAATTGGGTGCTTCGTTGGGTTATTTAATTAACTCCAAAGTGAGTGATGTATATGGGGAATTTCCCACAGGAACTATAGAAAGCCGACCTTTTAATAAAACGGAGTGGAGTGCTTGCGCCGGATTAAACTACCGAGTTTTCAACCACTTTTCGGTAAACTGGAGGTTCACTAATTCTGTTCTTCCAATAAGGGCACACGCATCAGGTCAAACCTATAGATGGAACAAAGGTCAATATAACACCGCTATGTATTTTGCACTGCGGTACGATTTTAAGTAA